TTTGTTATTTTCCTTCAGCCCCTCTTTTTCTCGTGCTTCATGCTTTTATAAAGTTGATTCATAATGACATCGGTGCACATTTTTACACTTAAGATGACACATTTTCAACTTGCACGGACACGtctttcacattaaaattcaAACTAAAATTTGCTTTACGTTCTGCCTGAACACATTTACGATACACTGCAGTGTTTAAATCTGAGCACTCCATCTGAGCTTTGCTCTTCTTATCTGAAATAGAGGTGCTTTGACTAATTTGAGAGAACTGCCttactattttatttattgttgtttatcaTAGAAGCTCAgctgcatcatattttatcCCATTTCATCTTTATTAAAATGGACATGAAAAACTGACCAACCAGTTAGTGAGACCTTTATATCTCACTTTGTTCCTTTTCTGCTTTATATCAAAAGCAAAAAGTACCAAACTGCACCCATAAACCCATAAACTACCTAATGTTCTTCTGAGCATGTCACTATTACGAGTGTATGAACACTGGATCGGTTgcgtttggtttggtttttcaATGTGAAGCACCATTGAGCATGATATAAATGGGAGAGCTGTATGGATCCAGTCATCTCAGAGTCTCCGGAACCTGGATTAGATTCCTCCTGCTCAGATTTCAGATTCACGCCTTTTAGCACCAGTGATGAAGATGTGAGCGTGTTCCTGGTTCACAGCTCATCACCTGAGCAGTTCACAGAGTCAACAGAGACCCTGCTAGAATCATCCTGCAGCGAAACCCGGCACAAACGTCCGACCCGTCTCTCGGATACCAGGTTTATGCCTCTGCATATGGTAGGTGATACTGCTCTTCCCTCTTGTTACACCGTTTGGCTACGATCGCCAGGTACAGCACCAGGAGAATGAGCCAGTAGCAGGCGTAGAGTATCGTCCCTGCTATTAACAAGgctttctctgtctcactgaaCGGCTCCTGTGTTTCACAGTAGATTGTGTACGCCACACCTCCGAGCAGCACCATAGCCCACACTGTGACAGGCACAGCACCGATGAAGTTGACCACGATCTTCCTGCGGCCTGAAGTGCCCCACCCAGCCTTGTTGATGGTGAGCAAGGCGAATATTTTGGCAGGGAGCAAGCTGGACATGTAGAGCAGAGAGTAGAGAGACATGAAGATCATGACCAGGCTGCCTCGCAGGAAACAGGCGTAGGTGGCCTTCACCATACCAACCAGCTGGACTGTCAGTAAGAAGAGCAGGATGTTCCACAGCCTTCCACGGTAGAAGAGATGGATGACCGTGGCAACCAAGAAGAAGGGGAAGAAGCCGGTGACCACGGACTCATAGGTCATccagaggctgtgtttgtggaACCACAGGGCGTTGTACAGCCACTCCCGGAAGTAAGACTTGCTCCATCGAGTCTGCTGGTTGAGCCAACGCAGATACTGGGTCGGCGTCTCAGTCTGGCACTGTGATCGCGCCGTGAATTTTGTCTTGTAACCGAAGCTGAGCACCCGATTGGTGAGGTGGCGGTCATCGCCGAAGCTGCACTTGGAGCCGAGGAAGGTCTGGTGGTACCATGGCTCCAGGAAGCGCTGGAGCAAGGAGCTCCTGTACATCCCCAGAGGGCCGCTGATACACTGGACGCATCCAAAGTAGGACTGGCATGCCCGCTCGATGTTGAAGGCCATCCAGTAGCGCACGCTGCTGAGGAAGGAGATCCATGAGTCGTACTTGTTAAGGATCTGGAGGAAAGGAAAGTAGAGAAATGAGttcaaaaaagttgagacaAGGAAAATCTAATGCATTAATTGTACTTTTATGGCATGCTGTAGGGAGCGCTCAGTGGCCTCCTCTGGTGGACCTTCAGTTTGTGAGCTGACTTTCATTATAATTgtcatttcttttgtattttacCTGCACGTCTCCGCCAACCCCTCCCACCATTGGATCCTCTTCGAGAATCTTCAGCATTTCTATGGTGCATGCTGGGTCCAGAACTGTGTCTGAGTCACACACCTGAGAAAGGattacaacaaacacacagcgcaCAGTAATGCTGAGGGTCATGGAAAGATTCAAAAATATACAAGCGGTTGAAAAATGAAGGCTGCAGGTGTACAGAACGCTGCGTCGCTTTAACGCTAAACATCCATGAGAGAAATGAGAGGCTGCAGACGGAGATCCCAGCTGCTCCATTGTAAACTGCACAGAGCTGGGTCACATGTGgacatgacctttgacccacaGCGAGGGCGCAGAGGCCACGCAACAGCTGGTTATGAAGAGTGAGTTGCCTGGCCAACATCGGTCAATCGGCTTAGAATGCAAAAAAAGTAAACTTCATGTGAGAAGTCCATGTTGATTTTCTTGGGTGACTATTAAGTTCAGCGAGTTTAAGGTGAACACAGAAGATCAAGAAATTGTTTTAATGGGTTTCAATACCTGTTTGGTTTAAATTCATGTTTACAATGAGTTTTTTTTAAGGTATGATCTGACTGTGGAGATTTGACATATAGGCAAGATAAAGCACTCACTGATCCACATTTGCCTCATGGTGCCTTGTAGTACAGTTTAAGCACTGGTCGAACCAGATTCAATGCTACTGGTATTTCTACTATTTTAACATTGTGACTTACAAAATCACTGTTAGCGCTGACAGTTTGCAAACCAtattcagtttcctgtttgGATTTTACACCGAGGGAAGCTGACATCAGTATGCTGCAGCACAGAAGCAGGAATGATATCAAATCAGCACCACAGCTGGCCTAGATGATATCAGGCTGGAGTGTGCAGATGCATATAAATGGGCTTCCACTGATGGCTTTTTGTGTAGCATGATTATTTCTGGCTACTTCTACACACGCTCAGACACCCCTACgtgcacatttttattggtgattaatggaaatgttttggtGTGAGACCTGCTGCTTGAAACTTCTTctttcagagaagaaaatacTCTTTTTAGCAGCAGCAAAAAACTACACAATACCAAAAGTTATAAACCAGTGACATTTTAGTAGGACAATACCACATAATGGGCCAATAAATTGGCCAAGATGGTCTGACCTGATCAAAATATAATAGAGACccaggatggatggattgttATGAAGTATTGTAAGGACATGGTAACCCTCTGATTTTTGAAGTTAGTGctaccatgaggttgacatatGTCGTTTTAAGTGAAATGTCTTCATAAGTATTGGGTGAATTGCCATGACATTTGATTTCACGATCCCCCCAGGATGAATTGTAACAACTCATTTCACTGTTCCTCTAACACTGCAatcacctgagacacacactgagtgacAACTTTCTCAGAGCTCTGCATGGAAGTGCAATAACTTTTTAATTCCATCTCCCATCAATAAATACTGGCTACCAAAGCTTGCAGTGCAATCTAAGTGGTCGCAGTGCCATCTGCTTCTGTATGTCAAGCCCCAAACAGCAAAAACGTCTGACACACAAGTGAACTGGTACAAAAGAGACACATCCGTATGCCATTGACCTGCAACAGTGGAGAACTGCTACCAGTGTGggagaaaatctgaaaatgtattGGGAtccatcaataatcaaactgaatTGCCGGATCAGcagttagcatggctgtagactcttggtCCTGTTAATTTGACCTCGACTAATCTCACAATTGAACTTTGCTCTCAGTATTTACTCTGAGTGCCAGGGTCAGGGTCAGAGAGAGGATTGTGAAATTAAAGAGGTCctccaaaaaaaatcaaaacatgaaGCTGCAAATCCAAGATATAATGACTTTTCCACAGCCTTTCTGTTAAAATATGAAGTCTTCAGACCAAGTGGTGCTAACCATGCTGACGTCATCTGGGTTATTTGCTCAGACATGACaagacattatacaactgtCAATCAAGTTGAATAGAGCTCCTCATGATGAGTAAACAGGTCTTAATGAATGAAACTGGCAAAGTGGCTCTTGTGACCGGTAACTCTGAAATGAACTTCAACTCTTATCTCTTATCTCGAACATTTGCTCACATGGTCTAAtctaaaaaaaagtacaaaagtacaTGCGAGGtattctctgtgtctgtggcccTTACCTGCACATAGTCCACACTGTCCCCCAGTGCTTTAAAGGCAGTGTACATcacctctctcttccctccccaCTCCTGCATGATACAGGAGTAGCGGCAGCCTCTGACCAGCCGAGCAATACGCGCTGCCTCCTCCATGTGCACTGTGCCCCTCCCTCCGCCTCCAACACCTGCTCCTCCGCTCCCATCACTGTGATAGTTTCCTTTCCACACCATACTGCCAGCCTGGTCAGCACCGCCCATCACCTCCTGGAAAATGTCCATCATGTAACGGTCCTCAGGCCGGTTCCCgtccaccaccagcaccaccttCAATCCAGGGAAGGAGATTCGGCGAATGCTACGCAGGCACTTCCTCAGGTAGTCTGGGTCCTCCTGGTATGCGGCGATGCACAGGGCCACAGACCGACGGAGGTGCTGAGGCCGGGCAGGACTTCTCATCCGCCGATGCTCCAGGAAGGCGAAAAGGCtctggaggaagaggtggagggagaggaaggcaCCATAGAGGCCAAAGGAAAGGTGGTGCTGCTCAGTGTGGATGAACTGGTAGCCTTTAGAACAAAGTCACACAGTggaaacaagtaaaaaaaaaacatcacttgCTTTGATTGTCATGtatgtgtttgcctgtgtgtgcatcactGAAAATCACAAGTTAAC
This sequence is a window from Chaetodon trifascialis isolate fChaTrf1 chromosome 10, fChaTrf1.hap1, whole genome shotgun sequence. Protein-coding genes within it:
- the has3 gene encoding hyaluronan synthase 3; the protein is MPSRCRNALNIVVTTLFAAVVLFTILLAYVTGYQFIHTEQHHLSFGLYGAFLSLHLFLQSLFAFLEHRRMRSPARPQHLRRSVALCIAAYQEDPDYLRKCLRSIRRISFPGLKVVLVVDGNRPEDRYMMDIFQEVMGGADQAGSMVWKGNYHSDGSGGAGVGGGGRGTVHMEEAARIARLVRGCRYSCIMQEWGGKREVMYTAFKALGDSVDYVQVCDSDTVLDPACTIEMLKILEEDPMVGGVGGDVQILNKYDSWISFLSSVRYWMAFNIERACQSYFGCVQCISGPLGMYRSSLLQRFLEPWYHQTFLGSKCSFGDDRHLTNRVLSFGYKTKFTARSQCQTETPTQYLRWLNQQTRWSKSYFREWLYNALWFHKHSLWMTYESVVTGFFPFFLVATVIHLFYRGRLWNILLFLLTVQLVGMVKATYACFLRGSLVMIFMSLYSLLYMSSLLPAKIFALLTINKAGWGTSGRRKIVVNFIGAVPVTVWAMVLLGGVAYTIYCETQEPFSETEKALLIAGTILYACYWLILLVLYLAIVAKRCNKREEQYHLPYAEA